In Blastopirellula sediminis, the following proteins share a genomic window:
- the zwf gene encoding glucose-6-phosphate dehydrogenase, translated as MSHTIVIFGASGDLTSRKLIPALYLLHKKGRLPESTRVVGVARTEFSHDAWREDLEQTTQKFTGDSFDAAAWNTFASQVYYQPGDLQKSDDMDRLASFLNELDGGGATRIYYLSTMPKLYPIAVEMIGAAGMADQSQGPRRVVIEKPFGTDLTTAQQLNARVHKVFAEDHVYRIDHYLGKETVQNLLVLRFGNSIFEPLWNRNYIDHVQITVAEEVVVGRRGGYYDTSGVMRDMVQNHLLQLMMITAMESPVRFDASMVRGEKVKVLQAIRPMHGADFAENTIRGQYKGYLSEEGVPADSQTATFTALKLWVDNWRWQGVPFYLRSGKAMSCRTTQIVIQYKEPPLTLFEHCQSMEGNRLVIQIQPAEGLQVHIQSKVPDAGMRTRTTDLDFRFRRQFAGDMPDAYQRLLLDAIQGDASLFARSDEVELAWGIVDPILAAWNSPAASELMQYEPGGWGPEESAEWMYKQGRQWFDVCPVLH; from the coding sequence ATGTCGCACACGATCGTGATCTTCGGCGCTTCCGGCGACCTGACGAGCCGCAAGCTGATTCCCGCTCTCTACCTGCTCCACAAAAAGGGGCGTCTGCCTGAGTCGACTCGCGTGGTCGGCGTCGCTCGGACCGAGTTCTCGCACGACGCCTGGCGTGAGGATCTCGAGCAGACGACCCAGAAATTCACCGGCGATTCGTTCGACGCCGCCGCGTGGAATACGTTCGCCTCGCAGGTCTACTATCAACCGGGAGACCTGCAAAAGTCGGATGACATGGATCGCCTGGCCAGCTTTTTGAACGAGCTGGATGGTGGAGGAGCGACTCGCATTTACTATCTTTCGACGATGCCGAAGCTCTATCCGATCGCCGTCGAAATGATTGGCGCCGCCGGTATGGCCGATCAATCGCAAGGTCCGCGTCGCGTGGTGATCGAAAAGCCGTTCGGCACCGACCTGACGACCGCACAACAACTGAATGCCCGCGTGCACAAGGTCTTCGCGGAAGATCACGTTTACCGCATCGACCACTACCTGGGGAAAGAAACCGTCCAGAACCTGTTGGTGCTGCGGTTCGGCAACTCGATTTTTGAGCCCCTCTGGAATCGTAACTACATCGACCATGTGCAGATTACCGTGGCCGAAGAAGTGGTCGTCGGTCGCCGTGGCGGTTACTACGACACCTCCGGCGTCATGCGCGATATGGTGCAGAACCACCTGTTGCAGCTGATGATGATCACGGCGATGGAGTCTCCCGTCCGCTTCGACGCGTCGATGGTCCGCGGCGAAAAGGTGAAAGTGCTGCAGGCGATTCGCCCCATGCACGGCGCTGACTTCGCCGAGAACACGATCCGCGGCCAATACAAAGGGTACCTAAGCGAAGAAGGGGTTCCGGCCGACAGCCAAACGGCGACCTTTACGGCGCTCAAACTGTGGGTCGATAACTGGCGCTGGCAGGGCGTTCCGTTCTATCTGCGGAGCGGCAAAGCGATGTCCTGCCGCACGACCCAGATCGTCATCCAATACAAAGAGCCGCCGCTCACGCTGTTTGAGCATTGCCAGTCGATGGAAGGAAACCGCCTGGTCATCCAGATCCAGCCGGCCGAAGGGCTCCAGGTCCACATCCAGAGCAAAGTTCCGGATGCCGGCATGCGGACCCGCACGACCGACCTCGACTTCCGCTTCCGTCGTCAGTTTGCGGGGGATATGCCGGACGCCTACCAGCGTCTGCTGCTCGATGCGATCCAAGGGGACGCGAGCCTCTTCGCCCGCAGCGACGAAGTCGAATTGGCATGGGGGATCGTCGACCCGATCCTGGCGGCTTGGAATAGCCCGGCCGCTTCTGAGCTCATGCAGTATGAACCCGGCGGGTGGGGCCCGGAAGAGTCGGCCGAGTGGATGTACAAACAGGGTCGCCAGTGGTTCGACGTCTGCCCGGTCCTCCACTAG
- a CDS encoding response regulator, translating into MTIRLLVADDHEVVRCGLKSLVSGTDIEVAGEARTGEETVRMVTSVNPDVVLLDIRMPEGDGLTTLGRIKLERPDLPILILSTYDNPTYVARAVALGANGYVLKGDPRDRLVEAIHTAANGESAWTRDELRRVTGALATPRLNADVEVPLTQRESEVLRQLALGLTNKEIAQALHISYETVKEHVQHILRKVGVSDRTQAAVWAVRKGLV; encoded by the coding sequence ATGACCATTCGATTGTTAGTTGCCGACGATCACGAAGTCGTCCGCTGCGGTTTAAAAAGCCTTGTTTCGGGTACCGACATCGAAGTCGCTGGGGAAGCCCGAACCGGGGAAGAAACGGTGCGGATGGTTACCTCCGTCAATCCTGACGTCGTGTTGCTTGATATTCGCATGCCCGAAGGGGACGGATTGACCACGCTTGGTCGCATCAAGCTGGAACGGCCCGATCTGCCGATCCTGATTCTCTCAACCTACGACAACCCGACTTACGTCGCACGCGCCGTCGCCCTGGGCGCCAACGGTTACGTTTTGAAAGGGGATCCGCGCGATCGTCTTGTCGAAGCGATCCACACGGCCGCCAACGGCGAAAGCGCCTGGACGCGAGACGAACTACGTCGCGTGACCGGCGCGCTGGCTACCCCGCGTTTGAACGCCGACGTCGAAGTGCCGCTGACGCAACGCGAAAGCGAAGTGCTCCGCCAACTGGCGCTCGGCCTGACGAACAAGGAAATCGCCCAGGCGTTGCACATCAGCTACGAGACGGTCAAAGAACACGTCCAACACATTCTGCGAAAAGTGGGGGTCTCGGACCGCACGCAAGCCGCAGTTTGGGCGGTTCGCAAAGGCTTGGTTTAG
- a CDS encoding class I SAM-dependent methyltransferase → MTNDLSGVRQGYDRWAPVYDHDLNPMQGIEQAHLHRAVGDVHGQRVLDLGCGTGRHSLWLAAQGADVVAVDFSAGMLAEAKKKPGAERVEFVTLDLTEPLPYSAEFDLVVSGLVLEHLQELEPFFTAAFQTLKPGGRAVISGMHPAMFLRGAQARFTDPETDELVMPGSLAHSVSAFVMAAVKAGFQLEEVSEHSPDAQFSQAFPRAERYIGWPMLVLMQLRRA, encoded by the coding sequence ATGACCAACGACCTCTCCGGCGTACGCCAAGGTTATGATCGCTGGGCGCCGGTTTACGATCATGACTTGAATCCGATGCAAGGAATCGAACAGGCGCATCTGCATCGCGCTGTCGGCGATGTGCATGGCCAACGCGTGCTCGATCTCGGCTGCGGTACCGGAAGGCATTCGCTCTGGCTCGCCGCGCAAGGCGCCGACGTCGTCGCGGTCGACTTCTCCGCCGGGATGCTCGCCGAAGCGAAGAAGAAACCAGGCGCCGAACGCGTGGAGTTCGTCACGCTCGATCTCACCGAGCCCCTCCCCTACTCCGCCGAGTTCGATCTGGTCGTCAGCGGATTGGTACTGGAGCATCTTCAAGAACTAGAGCCTTTCTTCACCGCCGCATTCCAAACGCTCAAGCCCGGCGGACGCGCGGTGATATCCGGCATGCACCCTGCGATGTTCTTGCGCGGCGCTCAGGCCCGCTTCACCGATCCGGAGACCGACGAGTTGGTGATGCCGGGTAGTCTGGCCCACTCGGTCAGCGCTTTCGTCATGGCGGCGGTAAAAGCGGGCTTTCAGCTGGAAGAGGTGAGCGAACATTCGCCTGACGCCCAGTTTTCCCAAGCGTTTCCGCGCGCCGAGCGTTATATCGGTTGGCCGATGTTGGTGTTGATGCAGCTGCGGCGAGCGTAG
- a CDS encoding SRPBCC family protein has translation MILKIVLGIVLLLILAIVVILIAAMTRPNEFTYERSLSMTAPPEVVFAHVNDLKKWEAWSPWEKFDPNMKKTYGETIAGDGAKYSWDGNKDIGEGSLTIAKSEPYEQIKFDLKFIRPFACENDVYFTFVPSGDQTTVSWRMDGKNNFMGKVMSLFMNMEKMCGDQFTEGLENLKKIAEEEAKQPSPGVAETAS, from the coding sequence ATGATCCTCAAAATTGTCCTCGGCATCGTCCTGCTGTTGATCCTGGCGATCGTCGTCATTCTGATTGCGGCGATGACGCGCCCCAATGAATTCACGTACGAGCGTTCGCTGTCGATGACCGCGCCGCCGGAAGTCGTCTTCGCCCATGTGAACGACTTGAAGAAGTGGGAAGCGTGGTCTCCCTGGGAAAAGTTCGATCCGAACATGAAGAAGACCTACGGCGAAACAATAGCCGGCGACGGCGCCAAATATAGTTGGGACGGCAACAAGGATATTGGCGAAGGCTCGCTGACGATCGCCAAGTCGGAGCCGTACGAACAGATCAAGTTCGACCTGAAGTTCATTCGTCCCTTCGCCTGCGAAAACGACGTTTACTTCACCTTTGTTCCTAGCGGCGATCAAACGACGGTCTCTTGGCGCATGGACGGGAAGAACAACTTTATGGGCAAGGTGATGAGCTTGTTCATGAACATGGAAAAGATGTGCGGCGATCAATTCACCGAAGGGTTGGAAAACCTGAAGAAGATCGCCGAAGAAGAGGCGAAGCAACCTTCGCCCGGGGTCGCCGAAACGGCCTCGTAA
- a CDS encoding mandelate racemase/muconate lactonizing enzyme family protein, with protein MAKPTDIRICDVQISAEHINYRTPIKFGGRVVNDVTLLNVALEVETADGRRGSGFGSMPMGNVWAWPTSITSGEATLQALVDIGTAIAEAAPKLDLSGHPLELTAAAHTQYADIAAKVASQAGITEAVPKLAALVAASPTEAAIHDAYGKALGQNSYNLLGAEYVNTDLATYLSSEFAGEYLDRYTLRKPQPKMPLYHLVGALDPLDLDELQNPVGDGLPETLGDWILADGLTHLKIKLNGDNLDWDAARVAKIDAVAIAAQAKRGVKVWQYSLDFNERCPNVQYILDFLAKLSESSPEALDRVQYIEQPTSRDLRANPENRMHAAAKIKPVVIDESLVDYESLLLAREQGYSGVALKACKGQSEALLMGAAAQKFGMFLCVQDLTCPGYSFLHSASLAARLPTIAAIEGNGRQYCPAGNVEWAKRFPSMFDITDGTVGTAVLDGPGLGF; from the coding sequence GTGGCCAAGCCTACCGATATTCGTATCTGCGACGTCCAAATCTCGGCGGAGCATATTAACTACCGCACCCCGATCAAGTTCGGGGGGCGCGTGGTCAATGACGTTACGTTGTTGAACGTAGCGCTCGAAGTCGAAACGGCCGATGGACGACGTGGCAGCGGATTCGGTTCAATGCCGATGGGGAACGTGTGGGCTTGGCCGACGTCGATCACCTCTGGTGAAGCGACGCTGCAGGCGCTGGTCGACATCGGTACGGCTATCGCCGAAGCGGCGCCAAAGCTCGACCTCAGCGGCCATCCCTTGGAATTGACCGCTGCGGCTCACACGCAATACGCCGATATCGCTGCGAAAGTCGCCAGCCAGGCCGGCATCACCGAAGCGGTTCCGAAGCTCGCTGCGCTGGTCGCGGCCAGCCCGACCGAAGCGGCGATTCATGACGCCTACGGCAAGGCCCTGGGCCAAAACAGCTACAACTTGCTCGGCGCCGAGTACGTTAATACCGACCTGGCGACCTATCTCTCCAGCGAATTCGCCGGCGAATATCTCGATCGCTATACGCTCCGCAAGCCGCAACCGAAGATGCCGCTCTATCATCTGGTCGGCGCACTCGATCCGCTCGATCTGGACGAACTGCAAAACCCGGTCGGCGACGGCTTGCCCGAGACGCTCGGCGACTGGATCTTGGCCGACGGTTTGACCCACCTGAAAATCAAGCTGAACGGCGACAACCTTGATTGGGACGCTGCCCGCGTCGCCAAGATCGACGCCGTCGCCATCGCCGCCCAGGCGAAGCGGGGGGTGAAAGTGTGGCAATACTCGCTCGACTTCAACGAGCGTTGTCCCAACGTGCAGTACATCCTCGACTTCCTCGCGAAGCTCAGTGAGTCGAGCCCCGAGGCGCTCGATCGCGTTCAGTACATCGAACAACCGACCAGCCGCGACCTGCGGGCTAATCCTGAAAACCGGATGCACGCCGCGGCGAAGATCAAACCGGTCGTCATCGACGAATCGCTCGTCGACTACGAATCGCTCCTCCTGGCCCGCGAACAAGGCTATAGCGGCGTCGCGCTGAAAGCCTGCAAAGGGCAAAGCGAAGCGCTGCTGATGGGCGCCGCGGCTCAGAAGTTCGGGATGTTCCTCTGCGTGCAGGATCTGACCTGCCCCGGCTACTCGTTCCTCCATTCGGCCAGCCTGGCCGCGCGTCTGCCGACAATCGCCGCGATCGAAGGAAACGGCCGCCAATACTGCCCGGCCGGCAACGTCGAATGGGCGAAACGCTTCCCCAGCATGTTCGACATCACCGACGGTACGGTCGGCACCGCAGTTCTCGACGGTCCAGGCCTCGGCTTCTAG
- a CDS encoding SRPBCC family protein, which translates to MNTILSADPQTDAGLVITRTIAAPRAAVFAAWTNQDYLAKWWGPECFTNPVCRFEPTSCGEIYIEMCAPDGTIYPMRGEVLEIKAPSRIIFAASALDAERRPMFTTITTVTLEEMHGRTGLRVQAKVDAIYSSDATHCIEGMPAGWSQSLDRLTALVTGTA; encoded by the coding sequence ATGAATACGATTCTCTCCGCCGATCCGCAAACCGACGCCGGCCTGGTCATTACACGTACGATTGCTGCGCCCCGAGCCGCCGTTTTCGCCGCGTGGACCAACCAAGACTACCTGGCGAAGTGGTGGGGCCCGGAATGCTTCACCAATCCTGTCTGCCGATTCGAGCCGACAAGTTGCGGCGAAATCTACATCGAAATGTGCGCTCCCGATGGTACGATTTATCCGATGCGGGGCGAGGTCTTGGAAATCAAGGCGCCGTCGCGGATCATCTTCGCCGCTTCCGCGCTCGACGCCGAGCGGCGCCCGATGTTCACTACGATCACGACCGTTACGCTCGAAGAGATGCACGGTCGAACCGGATTGCGCGTGCAGGCGAAAGTCGACGCGATCTATTCGTCGGATGCGACGCATTGCATCGAAGGGATGCCGGCCGGATGGAGTCAGTCGCTGGATCGCCTTACGGCGTTGGTTACCGGCACGGCTTAA
- a CDS encoding ArsR/SmtB family transcription factor, producing the protein MPRAATTTDVFNAIAEPRRRQIIDLLAQASRPQAVGDLVEALQLPQPAVSKHLAVLRKVGVVSVRKEGQHRLYELNAVELRPVHDWVKTYERFWSGQLARIKERAEKIAAQRAAKSKSSSPKEM; encoded by the coding sequence ATGCCACGAGCCGCTACCACCACCGACGTTTTCAACGCTATCGCCGAACCGCGGCGCCGGCAGATCATTGACTTGTTGGCCCAAGCCAGCCGCCCTCAAGCGGTCGGAGACCTGGTCGAGGCGCTTCAGCTGCCGCAGCCGGCAGTCTCGAAGCATCTGGCCGTGCTTCGCAAGGTTGGCGTCGTCTCGGTGCGGAAAGAGGGACAGCACCGCTTGTACGAACTAAATGCGGTGGAGTTACGACCCGTGCATGACTGGGTGAAAACCTACGAACGTTTCTGGAGCGGCCAGCTCGCCCGAATCAAAGAGCGTGCCGAAAAGATCGCGGCCCAGCGCGCCGCCAAGTCCAAGTCCTCTAGCCCGAAGGAGATGTAA
- the dacB gene encoding D-alanyl-D-alanine carboxypeptidase/D-alanyl-D-alanine endopeptidase, which produces MFRFPRTILTILPVILLSLTSVAQSQVLLSPEVDKILQKPLYKNATWGILVIDLQTGDTVFSKNADRQMLIGSIRKMFSVGLALDQLGEDYRFVTPIYRQGEVKDGVLNGDLVVVASGDLSMGGRERADGTIAYTKFDHNEANSLGNAILTKTDPLAGYRNLAQQIAAAGIKRVDGDVIIDDRLFQTFNFRHEFDLRPIFINDDVVDMMLQPGATAGTPADVAWRPHSAALTLAPQLKTTGPGSELELDYDDLPNCIGKAGCQVPLTGHLPIDLKPVLTGEWPLVRNVRITQPQNYARTVLIEELAKAGVAVAANKTAPNDAAKLPAVGSYQADHQVAKLTSAKYAQFAQWILKVSYNIGADTSLMLYGVQNGVDTLEKSLAAEAKALKSRFDVSPSEFHFVDGSGGGDTAATSQAIAKMLTARTKLDNFATFKQALPILGVNGSLATVTRFEENDALQGAKANVYAKTGTYITGDEQGRMIVRAQGTAGYIDAASGRKYAFVLVVNNIGVISGIDDVIQVMQDEGEIAAWWWRQN; this is translated from the coding sequence ATGTTCCGCTTCCCGCGCACGATCCTGACGATTCTTCCGGTAATCCTGCTCTCGCTGACCTCGGTCGCTCAGTCGCAGGTCCTTCTCTCACCGGAAGTCGACAAGATCCTGCAAAAGCCGCTCTACAAGAACGCGACCTGGGGCATCCTGGTCATCGACCTGCAAACCGGCGACACCGTCTTCTCGAAGAACGCCGACCGGCAGATGCTGATCGGTTCGATCCGCAAAATGTTTTCGGTCGGCCTTGCGCTCGATCAGTTGGGCGAAGACTATCGCTTCGTCACGCCGATCTATCGCCAGGGGGAAGTGAAAGATGGCGTCCTCAACGGCGATCTTGTCGTGGTCGCTTCCGGCGATCTATCAATGGGGGGACGTGAACGTGCCGACGGTACGATCGCCTACACCAAATTCGATCACAACGAAGCGAACTCGCTCGGCAACGCGATCCTGACGAAGACCGATCCGTTGGCCGGCTACCGCAATCTTGCTCAGCAAATCGCCGCCGCCGGAATTAAACGGGTCGACGGCGACGTCATCATCGACGATCGCTTGTTCCAAACGTTCAACTTCCGGCACGAGTTCGATCTCCGCCCGATCTTCATCAATGACGACGTCGTCGACATGATGCTGCAGCCAGGCGCTACAGCGGGCACACCGGCTGACGTTGCGTGGCGTCCTCATTCGGCCGCATTGACGCTCGCGCCGCAACTGAAGACGACGGGGCCCGGCTCGGAACTTGAACTTGACTACGACGATCTCCCGAACTGCATCGGCAAGGCAGGCTGCCAGGTCCCGCTGACCGGCCACCTGCCGATTGATCTGAAGCCGGTTCTGACCGGCGAATGGCCGCTCGTTCGCAACGTCCGGATCACGCAACCGCAAAACTACGCTCGCACCGTGTTGATCGAAGAGCTCGCCAAAGCGGGCGTCGCAGTCGCCGCCAACAAGACGGCCCCCAACGACGCCGCCAAACTGCCGGCGGTCGGATCGTACCAAGCCGATCATCAAGTGGCGAAGCTCACGTCGGCCAAGTACGCCCAGTTCGCCCAGTGGATCTTGAAGGTGAGCTACAACATCGGCGCCGACACCAGCTTGATGTTGTACGGCGTGCAGAACGGAGTCGATACGCTCGAAAAGTCGCTCGCGGCCGAAGCGAAAGCGCTGAAGTCGCGGTTCGACGTGTCGCCGAGTGAATTTCACTTTGTCGACGGCAGCGGAGGAGGGGACACCGCCGCGACGTCGCAAGCGATCGCCAAGATGCTAACGGCGCGGACGAAACTCGACAACTTCGCCACCTTCAAACAGGCCCTGCCGATCCTGGGAGTCAACGGTTCGCTCGCCACCGTCACTCGCTTCGAAGAAAACGACGCGCTCCAAGGCGCCAAAGCGAACGTCTACGCCAAGACCGGCACTTACATCACCGGCGACGAACAAGGCCGCATGATTGTTCGCGCTCAGGGAACCGCCGGCTACATTGACGCCGCCAGCGGCCGCAAGTACGCCTTCGTCCTGGTCGTCAACAACATCGGCGTCATCTCCGGCATCGACGACGTTATTCAGGTGATGCAAGACGAAGGAGAAATCGCCGCGTGGTGGTGGCGGCAGAACTAA
- a CDS encoding acyltransferase family protein, translating to MTPNRNRVEFANTLRGIAALFVLIAHLYGLFWFNRGLVSELTGMPNLSAETYPTPAWVPLLSKIPIPHFNWGALGVALFFLISGFVIPFSLKRANFAGFMTGRLFRILPTYAAGFSVTLLALVISCYYFNVDFKWPLVDVVTHFFPGIRDFAGTQNIDGVIWTLEIEMKFYILCALFIGLFQSKSHRVFLVPVGLFAMAMVLNGISNGWFGYAPYTHRFSMIFAFAAQFEIFMFIGVAFHYLYEQRITTPTAYGLTAGLLAMFSAAWATGPLAESFTHVTCYGLALCAFLFAYHSPWLIPTNRVTNFLADVSYPLYVIHGIAGYVALALLMRQGASPSAALFSVTIGCFAVAWLLHVTVEKPTQKLGKKCAAALMERQAPPEEVAEADAEPETISIPFPRAEERPTSARSRAA from the coding sequence ATGACGCCGAATAGAAATCGAGTCGAATTTGCGAATACATTGCGGGGGATTGCGGCGTTATTCGTCCTTATCGCGCACCTTTACGGTCTTTTCTGGTTCAATCGAGGTCTCGTCTCAGAACTGACGGGAATGCCGAATCTAAGCGCCGAAACGTATCCGACGCCTGCTTGGGTCCCGCTCCTCTCCAAGATCCCGATACCGCACTTCAACTGGGGAGCGCTCGGCGTCGCCCTGTTTTTCCTGATCAGCGGCTTCGTCATCCCGTTCTCGCTGAAGCGGGCGAACTTTGCTGGCTTTATGACGGGACGTCTCTTCCGAATTCTTCCCACCTACGCCGCCGGCTTCAGCGTTACGCTGCTGGCGTTAGTCATTTCGTGCTACTACTTCAACGTCGATTTCAAGTGGCCGCTCGTCGACGTAGTGACTCATTTCTTTCCCGGCATTCGCGACTTCGCGGGCACGCAAAATATCGACGGCGTCATCTGGACGCTGGAGATCGAGATGAAGTTCTATATCCTCTGCGCGCTCTTTATCGGCTTGTTCCAAAGCAAATCGCATCGAGTCTTTCTCGTACCGGTCGGCCTGTTCGCCATGGCGATGGTACTCAACGGCATTTCGAACGGCTGGTTCGGCTACGCCCCTTACACGCATCGCTTCTCGATGATTTTCGCGTTCGCGGCGCAATTTGAGATCTTCATGTTCATCGGAGTGGCCTTTCACTACCTCTACGAACAGAGAATTACGACGCCGACCGCGTACGGGCTGACCGCCGGATTGCTCGCCATGTTTTCGGCCGCCTGGGCGACGGGCCCGCTCGCCGAGAGCTTCACGCACGTCACGTGCTACGGTCTCGCGTTGTGCGCTTTCCTCTTCGCTTATCACTCCCCTTGGCTGATCCCAACCAATCGAGTCACCAACTTCCTGGCCGACGTCAGTTATCCGCTGTATGTCATCCACGGAATCGCCGGCTATGTTGCGCTGGCCCTGCTGATGCGGCAAGGAGCCTCGCCGTCGGCGGCGTTGTTCAGCGTCACGATCGGCTGCTTCGCGGTCGCCTGGCTACTGCATGTGACGGTGGAAAAGCCGACGCAGAAGCTCGGCAAAAAGTGCGCCGCCGCTCTCATGGAACGCCAGGCTCCGCCAGAAGAAGTCGCCGAGGCCGACGCTGAACCCGAAACGATCTCGATACCGTTTCCCAGGGCGGAAGAAAGACCGACGTCGGCACGTTCGCGAGCCGCATAG
- a CDS encoding SRPBCC family protein, with product MVAVNNSEAVRVLHIYLETEIAAPIDIAWEAMLAEMGPECVLPNSDDTPFPMVLEAWPGGRWYRDLGNDAGHLWGHVQVIKPSKLLEICGPLFMSYAVTNHLQYRLIEEDGVTTMQMTHRGLGQIAQEVFDGANAGWGSRNQRIKDHAERLARQRN from the coding sequence ATGGTCGCCGTCAACAATTCCGAAGCGGTCCGCGTGCTGCACATTTATCTAGAAACAGAAATCGCGGCGCCGATTGATATCGCTTGGGAAGCGATGTTGGCCGAAATGGGACCGGAATGCGTCCTGCCGAACAGCGACGACACGCCGTTTCCGATGGTGCTGGAAGCCTGGCCCGGCGGACGTTGGTACCGCGATCTCGGCAACGACGCGGGCCATCTTTGGGGTCATGTGCAGGTCATCAAGCCGTCGAAGCTCCTCGAAATCTGCGGCCCCCTCTTTATGTCCTACGCAGTAACCAACCATCTGCAATATCGCCTGATTGAAGAAGACGGCGTGACGACGATGCAGATGACCCATCGCGGCCTTGGTCAGATCGCCCAGGAAGTCTTCGACGGCGCGAACGCCGGCTGGGGAAGCCGCAATCAGCGGATCAAGGACCACGCCGAACGGCTGGCTCGCCAACGAAACTAG
- a CDS encoding SRPBCC family protein, whose translation MTAAKANSEIDFQLTRYFDAPRELVYQAWTEADRLEKWWGPPGLPVRVAKLDLVPGGTFHYAMQMPGGPEMFGKFVYREIEPNRMLTFVVSFSDADEGIATHPMSPTWPKEVLSAVELFDDDGRTRAELWSTPINADAVERQTFLEGHEGLKQGFGGSMNQLEAYLATL comes from the coding sequence ATGACCGCCGCCAAAGCGAATTCCGAAATCGACTTTCAACTTACTCGCTACTTCGATGCTCCGCGGGAGTTGGTCTACCAAGCCTGGACCGAAGCGGACCGCCTCGAAAAGTGGTGGGGACCTCCGGGACTGCCGGTTCGGGTCGCCAAACTCGATCTCGTCCCCGGCGGCACGTTTCACTACGCAATGCAGATGCCGGGCGGTCCGGAGATGTTCGGCAAGTTCGTTTATCGCGAAATCGAGCCGAATCGGATGCTCACCTTCGTCGTCTCCTTTTCCGATGCGGACGAAGGCATCGCCACACACCCAATGAGCCCGACCTGGCCCAAGGAAGTGCTGAGCGCCGTCGAGTTGTTCGACGACGACGGCCGGACGCGGGCCGAACTTTGGAGCACGCCGATTAATGCCGACGCCGTCGAGCGACAAACCTTCCTCGAAGGACACGAAGGACTAAAGCAAGGTTTCGGCGGTTCGATGAATCAGTTGGAAGCGTATCTCGCTACGCTGTAA
- a CDS encoding DUF899 domain-containing protein produces MDSIACSELTLPEVGTREEWLAARKTLLAAEKALTRHRDAVNMARRGLPMVELSKDYEFEGPQGTVKLIDLFEGRRQLIIYHFMFEPDDSPLAKEHGPHEAGCPGCSHLADCWPHAAHLHARDTSLVMISRAPLAKITPFKQRMGWTMPWFSSYGSDFNYDFYVTMDESIQPVQYNFQSKEELAAKGEAYHLMGEQPGCSVFFRNGDQIFHSYSTYARGLDPLLTTNQFLDLTPMGRGEGWDGMPDLGSQGKYWWKHHDKYESSPDSTCCGCSK; encoded by the coding sequence ATGGATTCAATTGCTTGTTCCGAACTGACGTTGCCCGAAGTCGGCACGCGCGAAGAGTGGCTTGCCGCTCGCAAAACGCTGCTCGCCGCCGAGAAGGCGCTCACCCGACATCGCGACGCGGTCAACATGGCCCGCCGCGGTCTGCCTATGGTTGAGCTCAGCAAGGATTACGAATTTGAGGGCCCGCAGGGAACGGTCAAGCTGATCGATCTGTTCGAGGGTCGCCGCCAGTTGATCATCTATCACTTCATGTTTGAGCCCGACGATTCGCCGCTGGCGAAAGAACATGGCCCGCACGAAGCTGGCTGCCCCGGCTGTTCGCACCTGGCCGATTGTTGGCCCCACGCGGCTCACTTGCACGCTCGCGACACCAGCCTGGTGATGATCTCCCGGGCGCCGCTCGCGAAGATCACTCCGTTCAAACAACGGATGGGGTGGACGATGCCGTGGTTCTCGTCGTACGGCAGCGATTTCAACTACGACTTCTACGTCACGATGGACGAGTCGATCCAGCCGGTCCAATACAACTTCCAAAGCAAAGAAGAACTGGCCGCCAAAGGGGAAGCGTATCACCTGATGGGAGAACAGCCGGGCTGCAGCGTCTTCTTCCGCAACGGCGACCAGATCTTCCACTCCTATTCGACCTATGCCCGCGGCCTCGATCCGCTGCTGACCACCAATCAGTTTCTCGACCTGACCCCAATGGGACGCGGCGAAGGCTGGGACGGCATGCCCGACCTGGGGAGCCAAGGGAAGTACTGGTGGAAACATCACGACAAGTACGAGTCGTCGCCCGACTCGACTTGCTGCGGATGCTCGAAGTAA